A genomic segment from Rahnella aceris encodes:
- the ydiJ gene encoding D-2-hydroxyglutarate dehydrogenase YdiJ, with amino-acid sequence MIPQISQAPGVIQLVLDFLEALKSNGFTGDVTTTYADRLTMATDNSVYQLLPDAVLFPIATSDVALIARLAGQERFKTLVFTPRGGGTGTNGQSLNRGIVVDMSRHMNRILDINVEQGWVKVEAGVIKDQLNDYLRPFGFFFSPELSTSNRATLGGMINTDASGQGSLVYGKTSDHVLGVRAIVLGGDMLDTTAIPTALADKLGEEDSVIGRIYRTVLDSCRDNRALVIEKFPKLNRFLTGYDLRHVLSDDLQTFNLTRILTGSEGSLAFITEARLNITPIPKVRRLVNIKYDSFNSALRNAPFMVEAKALSVETVDSKVLNLAREDIVWHSVRDYITDVEGKDMQGLNIVEFAGDDADLIETQVSALCERLDSLISDKEGGVIGYQICADLAGIERIYNMRKKAVGLLGNAKGQAKPLPFAEDTCVPPQHLADYIVEFRALLDSHHLSYGMFGHVDAGVLHVRPALDMCDPQQEILLKQISDEVVALTAKYGGLLWGEHGKGFRAEYSPAFFGEALFHELRRIKTVFDPDNRLNPGKICAPLECDEPMMKVDAPKRGTLDRRIPLEVRQSFRGAMECNGNGLCFNFDVKSPMCPSMKITGSRIHSPKGRAGLVREWLRLLSEQGVDPLALENALPEKGMSFRSLIERTRNTWHANKGEYDFSHEVKEAMSGCLACKACSTQCPIKIDVPGFRSRFLQLYHTRYLRPARDHFVASVESYAPLMAKAPKVFNFFLRQPWLREMSRKNIGMVDLPLLSSPTLREQLSGHRASKMTLEQLEAIPPARRGEYVLVVQDPFTSFYDAQVVADFIRLIEKLGLKPVLLPFSPNGKAQHIKGFLTRFAKTAKKTSLFLNRVSQLGMPMVGVDPALVLCYRDEYKEILGDTRGSFQVQLVHEWLDSWLAERPAQQQSGESWYLFGHCTESTALPNSGKQWGDIFARYGAKLENVSVGCCGMAGTYGHETKNLENSLGIYELSWHTSLQRLPRQRCLATGYSCRSQVKRIEGNGVRHPLQALLEIIP; translated from the coding sequence ATGATCCCACAGATTTCTCAGGCACCGGGTGTCATCCAGCTGGTGCTCGATTTTTTGGAAGCATTAAAAAGCAACGGTTTCACGGGTGATGTCACAACAACTTATGCCGACAGGCTGACGATGGCGACGGACAACAGCGTCTATCAGTTGCTGCCGGATGCGGTCTTATTCCCCATCGCGACGTCAGACGTTGCATTGATTGCCCGCCTTGCGGGGCAGGAACGTTTTAAAACACTCGTGTTTACTCCGCGCGGTGGCGGTACCGGTACCAACGGTCAGTCACTGAACCGCGGCATTGTGGTTGATATGTCCCGTCATATGAACCGCATTCTGGATATCAACGTGGAACAAGGGTGGGTCAAGGTCGAAGCCGGGGTGATCAAAGATCAGCTCAATGATTATCTGCGCCCGTTTGGCTTTTTCTTCTCTCCCGAGTTATCAACCAGTAACCGTGCGACGCTGGGGGGCATGATTAACACCGATGCCTCCGGTCAGGGCTCGCTGGTTTACGGCAAAACGTCTGACCACGTTCTCGGTGTCCGTGCGATTGTTCTCGGTGGCGACATGCTGGATACCACCGCTATTCCGACGGCGCTGGCCGATAAGCTGGGTGAAGAGGATTCGGTCATTGGACGGATTTACCGCACCGTGCTGGACAGTTGTCGTGATAACCGCGCGCTGGTGATTGAAAAATTCCCGAAACTTAATCGTTTCCTCACAGGTTACGACCTGCGCCATGTGCTGAGTGACGATCTGCAAACCTTCAACCTGACACGCATTCTGACCGGTTCAGAAGGCTCGCTGGCCTTTATCACCGAGGCGCGTCTGAATATCACGCCGATCCCCAAAGTGCGTCGTCTGGTCAATATCAAATACGACTCCTTTAATTCAGCGTTACGTAATGCGCCTTTTATGGTGGAGGCGAAGGCGCTATCGGTTGAAACCGTCGATTCCAAAGTACTGAATCTGGCGCGAGAAGACATTGTCTGGCACAGCGTTCGTGATTACATCACCGACGTTGAAGGCAAAGACATGCAGGGACTGAACATTGTTGAGTTCGCCGGAGATGATGCAGACCTGATTGAAACTCAGGTCAGTGCGTTGTGCGAACGCCTTGATAGCCTGATAAGTGATAAAGAAGGCGGTGTGATTGGCTACCAGATTTGCGCTGATCTGGCTGGTATCGAGCGTATTTATAATATGCGCAAGAAAGCCGTCGGTCTGCTGGGTAATGCCAAAGGGCAGGCTAAACCGTTGCCGTTTGCGGAGGACACCTGTGTGCCTCCCCAGCATCTGGCGGATTATATTGTCGAATTCCGTGCGCTGCTCGACAGTCATCATCTCAGTTATGGCATGTTCGGGCATGTCGATGCGGGTGTATTGCATGTGCGTCCCGCACTGGACATGTGTGACCCACAACAGGAGATATTGCTCAAACAAATCTCCGATGAAGTCGTAGCCCTGACCGCTAAATATGGTGGTTTGCTATGGGGAGAGCACGGAAAGGGTTTCCGTGCAGAATACAGTCCGGCATTCTTTGGCGAAGCACTGTTCCATGAACTGCGCCGGATCAAAACCGTATTCGATCCGGATAACCGCCTGAATCCCGGTAAGATCTGCGCGCCGCTTGAGTGCGATGAACCGATGATGAAAGTCGATGCGCCAAAACGCGGAACCTTGGATCGCCGTATTCCGCTGGAAGTCCGTCAGTCATTCCGCGGTGCGATGGAATGTAACGGTAACGGCCTGTGCTTTAACTTTGATGTGAAAAGCCCGATGTGTCCGTCAATGAAAATTACCGGCAGCCGTATCCACTCGCCAAAAGGTCGCGCGGGTCTGGTTCGCGAATGGTTGCGTTTATTGTCAGAACAAGGTGTAGATCCGCTGGCGCTTGAGAATGCGCTGCCGGAGAAAGGCATGAGTTTCCGCAGCCTGATCGAACGTACGCGTAACACCTGGCATGCCAATAAAGGCGAATATGATTTCTCCCATGAAGTGAAAGAGGCAATGTCCGGCTGTCTGGCCTGCAAAGCCTGCTCGACGCAGTGCCCGATAAAAATTGATGTGCCGGGGTTCCGCTCACGTTTCCTGCAGCTTTATCACACGCGTTATCTGCGCCCGGCACGCGACCATTTTGTTGCGAGTGTTGAAAGCTATGCCCCCCTGATGGCCAAAGCCCCCAAGGTGTTCAACTTCTTCCTCAGGCAACCCTGGTTGCGCGAGATGAGCCGGAAAAATATCGGCATGGTTGATTTGCCTTTGCTGTCTTCTCCGACACTGCGCGAGCAGTTATCAGGGCATCGCGCCAGTAAGATGACGCTTGAACAACTGGAAGCCATTCCGCCTGCCCGGCGTGGTGAATACGTGCTGGTCGTGCAGGATCCGTTTACCAGTTTTTATGACGCGCAGGTCGTTGCTGATTTTATCCGTCTGATTGAAAAACTGGGCCTTAAACCTGTTCTGTTGCCTTTCTCACCTAATGGCAAAGCGCAGCACATAAAAGGTTTCCTGACCCGCTTTGCCAAAACAGCGAAGAAAACGTCGCTGTTCCTTAACCGTGTATCGCAATTGGGAATGCCGATGGTGGGGGTCGATCCTGCGCTGGTACTGTGTTATCGCGATGAATATAAAGAAATTCTCGGTGACACACGCGGATCGTTCCAGGTCCAGCTTGTGCATGAATGGCTTGACAGCTGGCTGGCTGAGCGTCCGGCACAACAACAAAGTGGCGAGTCCTGGTATCTGTTCGGACATTGTACGGAAAGCACCGCCTTGCCCAACAGCGGCAAACAGTGGGGCGACATCTTTGCCCGCTACGGTGCGAAGCTGGAAAACGTCAGTGTCGGGTGTTGCGGAATGGCAGGGACGTACGGTCATGAAACCAAGAATCTCGAAAACTCACTGGGAATTTATGAGCTTTCCTGGCATACCTCTTTGCAACGGTTGCCACGCCAGCGCTGTCTGGCAACCGGTTATTCCTGCCGCAGCCAGGTAAAACGAATCGAAGGAAACGGTGTTCGCCATCCGTTACAGGCACTGCTGGAAATCATCCCCTAA
- the sufB gene encoding Fe-S cluster assembly protein SufB produces the protein MSRSNVEIPDDVQSWVGEGTNYKEGFFTQLATDELASGINEDVVRAISAKRNEPEWMLEFRLQAYHAWLKMEEPHWLKAYYTPLDYQDYSYYSAPSCGSCDDSCGSQPGATQQSGGESLGVPAGEANNYLTSEVEKAFEQLGVPVREGKEVAVDAIFDSVSVSTTYRDKLAESGVIFCSFGEAIHEYPELVRKYLGTVVPAQDNFFAALNAAVASDGTFVYVPKGVRCPMELSTYFRINAAKTGQFERTILIADEGSYVSYIEGCSAPVRDTYQLHAAVVEVILHKDAEVKYSTVQNWFSGSKDSSGGILNFVTKRALCEGAGSKMSWTQSETGSAITWKYPSVILKGDNSIGEFFSVALTSGKQQADTGTKMIHIGKNTKSTIISKGISAGHSQNSYRGLVKILPSAENARNFTQCDSMLIGADSAAHTFPYVEVRNNTAQLEHEATTSKIGDDQLFYCLQRGISEDDAISMIVNGFCKDVFSELPLEFAVEAQKLLAISLEHSVG, from the coding sequence ATGTCACGAAGCAACGTAGAAATTCCAGATGATGTGCAGTCTTGGGTCGGCGAGGGGACGAATTACAAGGAAGGGTTCTTTACCCAGCTGGCAACCGATGAATTAGCATCAGGCATCAACGAAGATGTGGTGCGTGCGATTTCCGCTAAGCGCAACGAGCCTGAGTGGATGCTGGAGTTCCGTCTGCAGGCTTATCATGCCTGGTTGAAAATGGAAGAGCCACACTGGCTGAAGGCGTATTACACGCCTCTGGATTACCAGGATTACAGCTATTATTCCGCGCCATCTTGTGGCAGCTGCGATGATAGCTGTGGCTCACAACCGGGGGCGACGCAGCAATCGGGCGGCGAGTCCCTCGGTGTTCCTGCGGGCGAAGCGAATAATTATCTGACCAGCGAAGTTGAAAAGGCTTTCGAACAGCTGGGCGTTCCGGTTCGTGAAGGCAAAGAAGTCGCCGTTGATGCGATTTTTGACTCCGTATCTGTCTCCACAACGTATCGCGATAAGCTGGCTGAATCGGGCGTCATTTTCTGCTCATTTGGTGAGGCAATTCATGAATACCCTGAGCTGGTGCGCAAATACCTGGGTACCGTCGTGCCTGCGCAGGATAACTTCTTTGCGGCGCTGAATGCGGCAGTGGCCTCGGATGGTACTTTTGTTTACGTGCCTAAAGGCGTGCGTTGTCCGATGGAACTGTCGACTTACTTCCGTATCAATGCAGCGAAAACCGGTCAATTCGAACGTACGATCCTGATTGCTGACGAAGGCAGTTATGTCAGTTACATCGAAGGCTGCTCCGCGCCGGTACGTGATACCTACCAGCTGCACGCAGCGGTGGTTGAAGTCATCCTGCACAAAGACGCGGAAGTGAAATATTCCACCGTGCAGAACTGGTTCTCCGGCAGCAAAGACAGCAGCGGCGGTATTCTGAACTTCGTGACTAAACGTGCATTGTGCGAAGGCGCTGGCTCGAAGATGTCCTGGACGCAGTCTGAAACCGGCTCAGCTATCACCTGGAAATACCCAAGCGTTATTCTTAAAGGTGATAACTCAATCGGTGAATTCTTCTCGGTTGCGCTGACCAGTGGTAAACAGCAGGCGGATACCGGTACCAAGATGATCCACATTGGTAAAAATACCAAGTCGACCATTATTTCCAAAGGGATTTCCGCCGGTCACAGCCAGAACAGCTATCGCGGTCTGGTGAAGATCCTGCCAAGTGCAGAAAATGCCCGTAACTTTACGCAGTGTGACTCCATGCTGATTGGCGCCGACAGTGCCGCGCATACGTTCCCGTATGTTGAAGTGCGCAATAATACGGCTCAGCTGGAACATGAAGCCACGACGTCAAAAATCGGCGATGACCAGCTGTTCTACTGTCTGCAACGTGGTATCAGCGAAGATGACGCTATTTCCATGATTGTGAATGGTTTCTGTAAAGATGTCTTTTCCGAGCTGCCGCTGGAGTTTGCTGTCGAAGCACAGAAACTGCTGGCGATCAGCCTTGAACACAGCGTCGGTTAA
- a CDS encoding hotdog fold thioesterase, protein MSFWKRSTTLEALNQRSQGCMVGHVGIEFTQLGEDFLEATMPVDVRTTQPFGLLHGGASVVLAETMGSMAGYLCCEGNQTVVGVEINASHMQSAREGHVRGVCRALRTGRRSQVWQIEIFDQKGNLCCVSRLTTMVIEH, encoded by the coding sequence ATGTCATTCTGGAAACGGAGTACCACGCTTGAAGCCCTGAATCAGCGCAGTCAAGGATGTATGGTGGGCCATGTGGGGATTGAGTTCACGCAGTTGGGTGAGGATTTCCTCGAAGCGACCATGCCGGTAGATGTACGCACAACACAGCCTTTTGGTTTACTGCACGGCGGCGCATCTGTTGTTCTGGCCGAAACGATGGGATCAATGGCGGGTTATTTATGCTGCGAAGGAAATCAAACTGTAGTGGGCGTGGAAATTAATGCCAGCCATATGCAGTCTGCACGGGAAGGGCATGTGCGCGGTGTTTGCCGCGCATTGCGCACCGGCCGCCGCAGTCAGGTGTGGCAGATTGAGATTTTTGATCAGAAAGGGAATCTGTGCTGCGTATCGCGGTTGACGACCATGGTAATCGAACATTAA
- the sufA gene encoding Fe-S cluster assembly scaffold SufA has product MQTETVGSFSLDDNVWQGVSLTDSAAKQINTLVAQDPEVKGLQLSVKQSGCAGFGYVLDLTKQPASDDLVFEHDGALLFVPLKAMPFIDGTEVDFVREGLNQIFKFNNPKAQHACGCGESFGV; this is encoded by the coding sequence ATGCAAACTGAAACTGTCGGCTCTTTCTCTTTAGACGACAACGTATGGCAAGGCGTTAGCCTGACAGATTCTGCAGCGAAACAGATTAATACTCTGGTGGCTCAGGATCCCGAAGTCAAAGGTCTCCAGCTTTCCGTGAAACAATCGGGCTGTGCTGGCTTTGGCTACGTTTTGGATTTAACCAAACAACCGGCCAGCGATGACCTGGTGTTTGAACATGACGGCGCTTTGCTGTTTGTTCCGCTGAAAGCCATGCCTTTCATCGACGGAACCGAGGTAGATTTTGTCCGCGAAGGACTGAATCAGATATTTAAATTCAATAATCCTAAAGCTCAGCATGCCTGCGGGTGTGGCGAAAGTTTCGGTGTTTAA